One window of the Chryseobacterium shigense genome contains the following:
- a CDS encoding DUF2851 family protein: MTEKLLQYIWNYKVFKHFDFKDIEGNPVEIITFGKWNTNAGPDFLDAKIKTKGLVIAGNIELHIRSSDWIFHNHSKDPNYQNIILHVVYQNDTEIEDLIIKNVPTLQLKDHIDQNILWKYEKLVNGTRFIPCENIFDCSKIPPNFHEANILKKLDKKSQELEKSLEKYKNNFEAVLFHSLAYSFGLKVNAHIFTQIAESVDFSIINKIRQNESQLEALLFGISGWLDDPKDGKMRMWKREFEFIRKKFSIPDLTLHPKFLRLRPQNFPTIRLSQLADLYYRHQNLFSKIIKADHMDELYEIFAPVKASEYWDLHFTFGTFSRFQPKIVSKDFIELVILNTVLPLKYTYHKYHNEEITDKILELYRNKTAEKNSVISGWKKLGLKVKDALESQSLIYHHKTSCEEKNCLNCSIGFKLLKESSNA; this comes from the coding sequence ATGACGGAAAAACTGCTTCAATATATTTGGAACTATAAGGTTTTCAAACATTTCGACTTCAAGGATATTGAAGGGAATCCTGTTGAGATCATTACCTTTGGAAAATGGAATACCAATGCAGGGCCGGATTTTCTCGATGCGAAAATCAAAACAAAAGGTCTTGTTATTGCCGGAAATATTGAACTGCATATTCGCTCTTCCGACTGGATTTTCCATAACCACTCCAAGGATCCAAATTACCAAAATATTATCCTTCATGTTGTTTATCAGAATGATACTGAAATTGAAGATCTCATCATTAAAAATGTTCCTACCCTACAGCTGAAAGATCATATTGACCAAAACATTCTCTGGAAATATGAAAAGCTTGTTAACGGAACCCGGTTTATTCCCTGCGAAAACATTTTTGATTGTTCTAAAATACCACCGAATTTTCACGAGGCTAATATTCTTAAAAAGCTTGATAAAAAATCTCAGGAACTGGAAAAAAGCCTGGAAAAATACAAGAATAATTTTGAAGCAGTTCTCTTTCACAGCCTGGCTTATTCTTTCGGATTAAAAGTTAATGCCCATATTTTCACACAGATTGCAGAGTCTGTAGATTTCAGCATTATTAATAAAATCCGGCAGAATGAATCTCAGCTGGAAGCTCTTCTGTTTGGGATTTCAGGGTGGCTTGACGATCCGAAAGACGGAAAAATGAGGATGTGGAAAAGGGAATTTGAATTCATCAGAAAGAAATTCAGCATTCCGGATCTGACGTTGCATCCCAAGTTTTTAAGACTGCGGCCCCAGAATTTTCCTACGATACGCCTTTCTCAGCTGGCAGATCTGTACTATAGGCATCAGAATCTGTTTTCAAAGATCATCAAAGCGGATCATATGGATGAACTGTATGAAATTTTTGCACCGGTAAAAGCTTCGGAATACTGGGATCTTCATTTTACATTCGGAACATTTTCAAGATTCCAGCCTAAAATAGTAAGCAAAGATTTTATTGAACTGGTGATCCTCAATACCGTACTTCCGCTAAAGTATACTTACCACAAATATCATAATGAAGAAATTACAGATAAAATACTGGAATTATACAGGAACAAAACGGCAGAAAAAAACTCAGTAATATCGGGATGGAAAAAGCTGGGGCTGAAGGTTAAAGATGCACTGGAAAGTCAGAGCCTTATTTATCATCATAAAACCTCGTGTGAAGAAAAAAATTGCTTAAATTGCAGTATTGGATTTAAACTTTTAAAAGAATCTTCAAATGCTTGA
- a CDS encoding helix-turn-helix domain-containing protein, which yields MEKQIHKIGTPDYKKIYIDILKKKYPEKAERCTVILQKEQLTSLDVVHLNEIIFGKESAVKNQAHKSYDTEAIHEILNYQSKNSLSNSQLARHFRISRNTVAKWKKNT from the coding sequence ATGGAGAAACAAATACACAAAATAGGTACTCCGGACTATAAAAAAATTTATATCGATATTTTAAAAAAGAAATACCCCGAAAAGGCGGAACGCTGTACAGTTATCCTGCAAAAAGAGCAGCTTACGTCTTTAGATGTTGTTCATCTTAATGAAATTATATTTGGAAAGGAATCAGCAGTTAAAAATCAGGCTCATAAATCTTATGATACTGAGGCAATTCATGAAATATTAAATTATCAAAGTAAAAACAGTTTAAGCAACAGTCAGTTAGCAAGGCACTTCAGGATAAGCAGGAATACGGTTGCGAAATGGAAGAAAAATACTTGA
- a CDS encoding transposase, with protein MNYKNLRIGSVIKLLIDENKINPNDISTHFKIPENELINIYNAHSMDSEKLLQWSKFLDYDLFRIYSQHLILYSPPINSGYAEENKVKKKGFKNIYTKEIIEFVLEQLESGEKTTAQIIEDYRIPKNTLHKWRNKYTK; from the coding sequence ATGAATTACAAAAATCTCAGAATAGGCTCAGTAATCAAGCTCTTGATTGATGAAAATAAAATAAATCCGAATGACATTTCCACCCATTTCAAAATACCTGAAAATGAACTAATTAACATTTACAATGCTCACAGCATGGATTCTGAAAAACTTTTGCAGTGGAGTAAGTTTTTAGATTATGATCTTTTCAGAATCTACAGTCAGCATCTGATCCTTTATTCACCTCCCATCAACAGTGGTTACGCTGAAGAAAATAAAGTGAAGAAAAAAGGCTTCAAGAATATTTATACGAAAGAAATAATAGAATTTGTGCTGGAACAGCTGGAATCCGGCGAAAAAACAACTGCACAGATTATTGAAGATTACAGAATTCCAAAAAACACGCTGCATAAATGGAGAAACAAATACACAAAATAG